One genomic region from Conexibacter woesei Iso977N encodes:
- a CDS encoding LysR family transcriptional regulator, translating to MSGSLAGVEPRHWASLLALADEGSFRAAAERRGHAGSAIRHHLAQLERVAGVPLVERDGRTVMLTTAGAALAEHARGIVGQLDAMAADLRGAPLRVGTADHGAARLLAAALPGAVAVEVVVAELGGAADQQDAVARGELDAAVGEAPPATAPFTVAALLEDPIVLVVARSPDAHGVPASPAGPREVSALTLAADAGWPTLDLLRARVRAAGFEPPEVLHVGAGVSAQAVAAATGAAALLPASAVEDDGSATVVVRLRDLVPPRALTVYWHAHRRRTSELMVLAEALGRAARTVAA from the coding sequence GTGAGCGGGTCGCTGGCGGGCGTCGAGCCGCGCCACTGGGCGTCGCTGCTCGCGCTTGCCGACGAGGGCAGCTTCCGGGCGGCGGCGGAGCGCCGGGGCCACGCGGGCTCTGCGATCCGCCACCACCTCGCGCAGCTCGAGCGCGTCGCGGGCGTCCCGCTCGTCGAGCGCGACGGCCGGACGGTCATGCTCACGACGGCGGGCGCGGCGCTCGCCGAGCACGCGCGCGGGATCGTCGGCCAGCTCGACGCGATGGCGGCCGACCTGCGGGGCGCGCCGCTGCGGGTCGGCACCGCCGACCACGGGGCGGCGAGGCTGCTCGCGGCGGCGCTGCCGGGTGCGGTCGCGGTCGAGGTCGTCGTCGCCGAGCTGGGCGGCGCGGCCGACCAGCAGGACGCGGTCGCGCGCGGCGAGCTGGACGCGGCCGTCGGCGAGGCGCCGCCGGCGACCGCGCCGTTCACGGTCGCCGCGCTGCTGGAGGACCCGATCGTCCTGGTCGTCGCGCGGTCGCCTGACGCGCACGGCGTGCCCGCGAGCCCGGCCGGGCCGCGCGAGGTCAGCGCGCTCACGCTCGCCGCCGACGCGGGCTGGCCGACGCTCGACCTGCTCCGCGCGCGCGTGCGCGCCGCGGGCTTCGAGCCGCCGGAAGTCCTACATGTCGGCGCGGGCGTCAGCGCGCAGGCGGTCGCCGCGGCGACCGGCGCGGCCGCGCTGCTGCCGGCCTCGGCGGTCGAGGACGACGGCAGCGCGACCGTCGTCGTCCGGCTGCGCGACCTCGTCCCGCCACGCGCGCTGACCGTGTACTGGCACGCGCACCGGCGGCGGACGAGCGAGTTGATGGTGTTGGCCGAGGCGCTGGGGCGCGCGGCGCGGACGGTGGCGGCATGA